In Archangium violaceum, the following are encoded in one genomic region:
- a CDS encoding M13 family metallopeptidase: MNSKKFLRNSWAQGALGACLLLTGCTATTQNTPSAQASKPRALGVDTKNFDSSVRPQDDFYRYVNGTWLKTAQIPADKGRYGSFIELRDKSEAALRTIIEEVAAAKEKKAGTDAQKIGDLYESFMDTERIQALGLEPARADLNRIAALQDKQQLPELFAELTRAGVPTPFVLFVGQDAKQADRYIAYVNQSGLGLPDRDYYLKQDARLAETRAAYLTYIETLMRLGGEKDPAGAAKAILALETSLAEKHWDRVRNRDREATYNFKSVAELEKLTPGFSWSRYIKALGAEKTPGIVVRQPDYFQAADALLASTPLPVLKQYLTFKLLDNAAPLLSTPFEEAHFAFRGKTLQGLQENRPRWKRGVEAVEGALGESVGKIYVERNFSPESKARMQELVKNLQVAFKQGIDQLEWMSPTTKAQAQAKLSKFTVKIGYPEKWRDYSALTIDKADLYGNMKRSDAFEYARIINRLGKPIDRAEWGMTPQTVNAYYSSTMNEIVFPAAILQPPFFNPEADDATNYGAIGGVIGHEISHGFDDQGARSDGDGNLRDWWGETDKAAFQQRTGMLSDQYSGFSPLQGMSVNGKLTLGENIGDLSGLTVAYKAYKLSLGDKKAPVIEGFTDDQRFFLGWAQVWRSLNRDDALRQQLLTDPHSPGEYRVNGVVRNMPEFYNAFGVKEGDGAYLPPEKRVKVW; encoded by the coding sequence ATGAACAGCAAGAAGTTCCTCCGCAACTCCTGGGCGCAGGGCGCGCTCGGGGCCTGCCTCCTCCTGACAGGGTGCACGGCCACCACCCAGAACACCCCGTCCGCCCAGGCGTCCAAGCCGCGGGCGCTCGGCGTCGACACGAAGAACTTCGACTCCAGCGTGCGCCCCCAGGATGACTTCTACCGCTACGTCAACGGCACGTGGCTGAAGACCGCCCAGATTCCGGCGGACAAGGGCCGCTATGGCTCCTTCATCGAGCTGCGCGACAAGAGCGAGGCCGCTCTGCGCACCATCATCGAGGAGGTCGCCGCCGCCAAGGAGAAGAAGGCCGGCACGGACGCGCAGAAGATCGGCGACCTGTACGAGAGCTTCATGGACACGGAGCGCATCCAGGCGCTCGGTCTCGAGCCGGCGCGCGCGGATCTCAACCGCATCGCCGCCCTCCAGGACAAGCAGCAGCTCCCCGAGCTCTTCGCCGAGCTGACGCGCGCGGGTGTCCCCACGCCGTTCGTCCTCTTCGTGGGGCAGGACGCGAAGCAGGCGGACCGCTACATCGCCTACGTCAACCAGAGTGGCCTGGGCCTGCCGGACCGCGACTACTACCTCAAGCAGGATGCGCGTCTGGCCGAGACGCGCGCCGCCTATCTCACCTACATCGAGACGCTGATGCGTCTGGGCGGGGAGAAGGATCCGGCCGGCGCGGCCAAGGCCATCCTGGCCCTGGAGACCTCCCTGGCGGAGAAGCACTGGGACCGCGTGCGCAACCGCGACCGTGAGGCCACCTACAACTTCAAGAGCGTGGCCGAGCTGGAGAAGCTCACCCCGGGCTTCTCGTGGTCGCGCTACATCAAGGCCCTGGGCGCGGAGAAGACGCCGGGCATCGTCGTGCGCCAGCCGGACTACTTCCAGGCCGCGGACGCGCTGCTGGCCAGCACGCCGCTGCCCGTGCTCAAGCAGTACCTCACCTTCAAGCTGCTCGACAACGCGGCGCCCCTGCTGAGCACGCCCTTCGAGGAGGCCCACTTCGCCTTCCGCGGCAAGACGCTGCAGGGCCTGCAGGAGAACCGTCCCCGCTGGAAGCGTGGCGTGGAGGCGGTGGAGGGCGCGCTGGGCGAGTCGGTGGGCAAGATCTACGTGGAGCGCAACTTCAGCCCCGAGAGCAAGGCCCGCATGCAGGAGCTGGTGAAGAACCTGCAGGTCGCCTTCAAGCAGGGCATCGACCAGCTCGAGTGGATGAGCCCGACCACCAAGGCCCAGGCCCAGGCCAAGCTGTCCAAGTTCACCGTGAAGATCGGCTACCCGGAGAAGTGGCGCGACTACTCCGCGCTCACCATCGACAAGGCGGACCTCTACGGCAACATGAAGCGGTCCGACGCGTTCGAGTACGCCCGCATCATCAACCGGCTCGGCAAGCCCATCGACCGGGCCGAGTGGGGCATGACGCCGCAGACGGTGAATGCCTACTACAGCTCGACGATGAACGAGATCGTCTTCCCGGCCGCCATCCTCCAGCCGCCGTTCTTCAACCCCGAGGCGGATGACGCCACCAACTACGGCGCCATCGGCGGAGTGATCGGCCATGAGATCAGCCACGGCTTCGACGACCAGGGCGCCCGCTCCGACGGCGACGGCAACCTGCGCGACTGGTGGGGCGAGACGGACAAGGCCGCCTTCCAGCAGCGCACCGGCATGCTGTCGGACCAGTACTCCGGCTTCAGCCCGCTGCAGGGCATGAGCGTCAACGGCAAGCTCACCCTGGGTGAGAACATCGGCGACCTGAGCGGCCTGACGGTGGCCTACAAGGCCTACAAGCTGTCGCTGGGTGACAAGAAGGCCCCGGTCATCGAGGGCTTCACCGACGACCAGCGCTTCTTCCTCGGCTGGGCCCAGGTGTGGCGCTCGCTCAACCGCGACGACGCGCTCCGGCAGCAGCTGCTCACCGATCCGCACTCCCCGGGCGAGTACCGGGTGAACGGCGTGGTGCGCAACATGCCCGAGTTCTACAACGCCTTCGGTGTGAAGGAGGGCGACGGCGCGTACCTGCCGCCCGAGAAGCGCGTCAAGGTGTGGTGA
- a CDS encoding SDR family NAD(P)-dependent oxidoreductase, translating to MQRLKNKVAVITGGGGGIGATTAKLFVQEGAKVLIVGRSEDKLRKAMQEINHENISYTVADVSSVEDTQRYLREAVQRYGGIDVLVSNAGVEGPFKPILEHSVEDFDQVLATNVRGVWLSIKYVIPEMQKRGGGSIVTTSSIMGISAFPGHSAYTASKHAVVGLSRALAHDGAPFNIRVNTVCPGVIDNDMMAAAHRRIAPGAEEQLKNTLASRVPAKRYGTNEEIARLYLFLASDDSSYCTGGVYTADGGVTAGIM from the coding sequence ATGCAGAGGCTGAAGAACAAGGTCGCGGTCATCACTGGCGGCGGCGGCGGTATCGGCGCGACGACCGCGAAGCTGTTCGTGCAGGAGGGGGCCAAGGTCCTCATCGTGGGCCGCTCCGAGGACAAGCTGCGCAAGGCGATGCAGGAGATCAACCACGAGAACATCAGCTACACGGTGGCGGATGTCTCGAGCGTGGAGGACACCCAGCGCTATCTCCGGGAGGCGGTGCAGCGCTATGGCGGCATCGACGTGCTGGTGAGCAACGCGGGCGTCGAGGGCCCCTTCAAGCCCATCCTCGAGCACTCCGTGGAGGACTTCGACCAGGTGCTGGCCACCAACGTGCGCGGCGTCTGGCTCTCCATCAAGTACGTCATCCCCGAGATGCAGAAGCGCGGCGGTGGGAGCATCGTCACCACCTCGTCCATCATGGGGATCTCCGCGTTCCCGGGGCACTCGGCGTACACCGCCAGCAAGCACGCGGTGGTGGGACTGTCGCGGGCCCTGGCGCACGACGGCGCGCCGTTCAACATCCGGGTGAACACGGTGTGCCCCGGCGTCATCGACAACGACATGATGGCGGCGGCCCACCGGCGCATCGCGCCCGGTGCCGAGGAGCAGCTGAAGAACACCCTCGCCTCCCGCGTGCCCGCCAAGCGCTACGGCACCAACGAGGAGATCGCCCGCCTGTACCTCTTCCTCGCCAGTGACGACAGCAGCTACTGCACGGGCGGGGTGTACACGGCGGACGGCGGAGTCACCGCCGGCATCATGTAG
- a CDS encoding glutathione S-transferase family protein, translated as MPHPERTLYQFPISHYCEKTRWNLDAKGLSYGIENLLPGPHRLVTKRLTKGGRGTVPLLVDRGTVVTDSTDIALHLERAYPSAPALIPASGPERERVLELEAYFDETAGKHVRRWVYAQLFGGGVDITPLMFGAFPPPLRLLGRALVPVIKVVIRRQYQLTPPKVEESRVKLLEGLDRLEREIGGDPSRYLVGASLSIADIAAASLYAPLMGPEGSPYHRPGQAVSPAIAELRAALGARPVGQWIARRYQEDRRRPARGFTASASAEAVSG; from the coding sequence ATGCCCCATCCCGAACGCACCCTGTACCAGTTCCCCATCTCGCACTACTGCGAGAAGACCCGGTGGAACCTCGACGCCAAGGGCCTCTCCTACGGCATCGAGAACCTCCTTCCCGGCCCGCACCGCCTGGTGACGAAGCGCCTCACGAAGGGGGGGCGCGGCACCGTGCCCCTGCTGGTGGACCGCGGCACCGTCGTCACGGACTCCACCGACATCGCCCTGCACCTGGAGCGCGCCTACCCGTCGGCTCCCGCGCTGATTCCCGCCTCGGGCCCCGAGCGCGAGCGTGTCCTCGAGCTGGAGGCCTACTTCGACGAGACGGCCGGCAAGCACGTGCGCCGCTGGGTGTACGCGCAGCTCTTCGGCGGTGGCGTGGACATCACGCCGCTCATGTTCGGTGCGTTTCCCCCACCGCTGCGCCTGCTCGGGCGTGCGCTGGTTCCCGTCATCAAGGTGGTCATCCGGCGCCAGTACCAGCTGACTCCCCCCAAGGTGGAGGAGTCCCGGGTGAAGCTGCTGGAGGGGCTCGACCGGCTGGAGCGCGAGATTGGAGGAGACCCCTCGCGCTACCTGGTGGGCGCGTCCCTGTCGATCGCGGACATCGCCGCGGCGTCCCTCTACGCTCCCCTGATGGGCCCCGAGGGCTCTCCCTACCACCGCCCCGGCCAGGCGGTGTCCCCCGCGATCGCGGAGCTGCGCGCGGCCCTGGGCGCCCGGCCCGTGGGCCAGTGGATTGCGCGGCGCTACCAGGAGGACCGTCGGCGCCCGGCCCGGGGCTTCACCGCGTCCGCGTCCGCGGAGGCGGTGAGCGGCTGA